Proteins co-encoded in one Thermomicrobiales bacterium genomic window:
- a CDS encoding universal stress protein, protein MKTVIVPLDGSELSQHAVSLATTLARARRGSITLVHVVDEPAFSDLPPAMTVEDRANAEQYLAFVAASIGEGVKVETRILTGNPTEELLRFADRTPEAMIAMSSHGRGGFGRVMFGSVADKVIRGSKVPVALVRDEHSVRNENLRTILVPLDGSPLSETALPYATELAAGTGATLALVRVIDPFWQAAFVAEVPESVYLSQQQIEELEEQSRAEARAALDAMATQLRSDGLRVVWEVRSGRPADEIARVAETTDADLILISTHGRGGFRRWAFGSVTNELLHRGTTPILAIPPGAHAREITEPARSAIAS, encoded by the coding sequence GTGAAGACGGTGATCGTGCCGCTGGACGGGTCGGAGCTATCGCAACATGCGGTGAGCCTGGCAACCACACTCGCGCGTGCCCGTCGGGGCTCTATCACCCTCGTGCACGTCGTCGATGAGCCAGCGTTCAGTGATCTTCCGCCGGCCATGACCGTTGAGGATCGCGCGAACGCAGAACAGTACCTCGCCTTCGTCGCCGCTTCGATCGGGGAGGGCGTGAAGGTGGAAACTCGCATCCTGACGGGCAATCCGACCGAGGAGCTTCTCCGCTTCGCCGACCGCACACCCGAAGCGATGATTGCGATGTCGTCGCATGGGCGCGGCGGCTTCGGGCGGGTCATGTTCGGCAGCGTCGCCGACAAGGTGATCCGCGGTTCGAAGGTGCCCGTTGCCCTGGTGCGAGATGAACACTCCGTGCGAAACGAGAACCTGAGGACGATTCTCGTGCCACTCGACGGCTCGCCGCTCTCGGAAACCGCGCTGCCCTACGCCACGGAGCTGGCCGCTGGCACTGGCGCGACGCTGGCGCTCGTCCGGGTCATCGACCCATTCTGGCAGGCCGCCTTTGTCGCCGAAGTCCCCGAGTCGGTCTATCTTTCCCAGCAGCAGATCGAGGAGCTGGAGGAGCAGTCCCGCGCCGAGGCACGCGCCGCCCTCGACGCAATGGCGACGCAGCTCCGCTCCGACGGGCTGAGGGTTGTCTGGGAGGTTCGCTCCGGACGCCCGGCAGACGAGATCGCGCGGGTTGCCGAGACGACCGACGCAGACCTGATCCTCATCTCCACCCACGGCCGCGGAGGCTTTCGCCGCTGGGCCTTCGGCAGCGTCACCAACGAGCTGCTCCATCGTGGCACAACTCCGATCCTGGCGATCCCGCCCGGCGCACACGCCCGCGAGATCACCGAGCCAGCTCGATCGGCCATCGCAAGCTGA
- a CDS encoding acetyl-CoA hydrolase/transferase C-terminal domain-containing protein: MNTRSNGWSRRYDQKLRSAGGAVALVKSGQRVFVQGSCATPHALLTALAGRAGELHDVRLVHLHTEGPSPFLQAEAQASFRHEALFVGSNVREAVNAGQADYIPIFLSEVPLLFSSGHLPIDVALIHVSPPDSHGFCSLGVSVDVTMAALRCARTVLAQVNTSMPRTHGAGFIHVDDIDAIVEIATPLPIVELAMPSEAETQIGKHVAGLIDDGATLQLGIGSIPNAVLAQLGGHRDLGLHTEMFSDGVIDLVERGVITGDRNPLHPGKLVTSFLMGTQRLYDFVHDNPQIVMRPADYTNDTSVIRRNYKMVAINSAIEIDLTGQVCAASIGDRVYSGFGGQTDFIRGAALAEGGKAIIALPATAMGGTSSRIVPRLRDGAMVTLTQAHVHYVVTEYGVAYLYGKNLRERAEALISIAHPDFRNDLRAFARERNRG, encoded by the coding sequence ATGAACACCAGATCCAATGGCTGGTCGAGGCGATATGACCAGAAGCTTCGCTCGGCGGGAGGCGCTGTTGCGCTTGTGAAGAGCGGCCAGCGGGTTTTCGTCCAGGGTTCCTGCGCGACCCCGCACGCTCTGCTTACGGCGCTGGCCGGCCGGGCTGGCGAGCTACACGATGTCCGATTGGTTCACCTGCACACGGAAGGCCCATCGCCGTTCCTTCAGGCCGAGGCGCAAGCAAGCTTCCGGCACGAGGCGCTGTTCGTCGGCTCGAACGTCCGCGAGGCAGTCAATGCCGGGCAGGCCGACTATATCCCGATCTTTCTCTCGGAGGTGCCGTTGCTATTCAGCTCGGGCCACCTGCCGATCGACGTCGCGCTGATCCACGTTTCACCGCCTGATAGCCACGGGTTCTGCTCGCTCGGGGTCTCGGTCGATGTCACAATGGCGGCGTTGCGCTGTGCGCGAACGGTGCTCGCCCAGGTCAACACATCGATGCCACGCACCCACGGCGCAGGCTTCATCCACGTCGATGACATCGACGCGATTGTCGAGATCGCCACCCCGCTGCCGATCGTCGAGCTGGCGATGCCGAGCGAGGCAGAGACGCAGATCGGCAAGCATGTCGCCGGGCTGATCGATGACGGCGCAACACTTCAGCTGGGGATCGGCAGCATCCCGAACGCGGTCCTCGCCCAGCTCGGCGGGCATCGCGACCTCGGCCTGCACACCGAGATGTTCTCCGACGGCGTCATTGATCTCGTCGAGCGAGGGGTTATTACCGGCGATCGCAACCCTCTCCACCCTGGCAAGCTGGTGACCTCGTTTCTGATGGGCACTCAGCGGCTCTACGACTTCGTCCACGATAACCCGCAAATTGTGATGCGGCCGGCTGACTACACGAATGACACGTCAGTGATTCGACGCAACTACAAGATGGTCGCGATCAATTCGGCGATCGAAATCGATCTGACCGGACAGGTTTGCGCGGCATCGATCGGAGACCGTGTCTACAGCGGCTTCGGTGGGCAGACCGACTTCATCCGGGGCGCTGCGCTGGCCGAGGGTGGCAAAGCGATCATCGCGCTGCCGGCCACTGCCATGGGCGGCACATCGTCGCGAATCGTCCCCCGGCTCCGTGATGGCGCAATGGTGACACTGACCCAGGCGCACGTTCACTACGTCGTGACCGAGTACGGCGTCGCCTACCTCTACGGCAAGAACCTGCGCGAGCGAGCCGAGGCGCTGATCAGCATCGCGCACCCCGATTTCCGTAATGACCTCCGCGCGTTCGCCCGCGAGAGGAATCGGGGGTGA
- a CDS encoding acetamidase/formamidase family protein, which translates to MTVHRFAPDHYFSTIGSHEPALRIGDGDSVETTTIDAGGHDSSDNRIHRGSNPQSGPFYVEGAEPGDALAVRLDSIVPNRRRGWSSSLIAERILDPEFVRTLPEPRTIDWDVDVAAGVVTLTDPELEATLGRLALPLEPMIGCFGVAPAGGQAIGTATSAQHGGNMDYRGHRPGVTVIFPVAVPGALFHIGDGHAVQGDGEIAGTGVEISMDVRFTVSIIKHSNIVWPRTIDDDYIMAIGNARPLDEALQAATTELVRWLAADYGLDTRSASTLLGQTIEYDIANVFDPAYTVVAKLNKRWLPAR; encoded by the coding sequence ATGACTGTGCATCGCTTTGCGCCGGATCACTATTTCTCGACGATTGGCAGCCATGAGCCTGCGCTGCGGATTGGAGATGGGGACAGCGTCGAGACGACAACGATCGACGCCGGGGGCCATGACTCGTCCGACAACCGCATTCATCGCGGCAGCAACCCGCAGAGTGGTCCCTTCTATGTCGAAGGGGCGGAGCCGGGGGATGCACTGGCTGTGCGGCTGGATTCGATCGTGCCGAACCGACGGCGCGGATGGAGCTCGTCGCTCATTGCCGAGCGCATCCTCGACCCCGAGTTCGTCCGCACACTGCCCGAGCCACGGACGATTGACTGGGACGTCGATGTTGCGGCCGGCGTCGTGACGCTGACCGACCCCGAGTTGGAGGCGACGCTGGGTCGGCTCGCGCTGCCACTCGAGCCGATGATCGGTTGCTTCGGCGTCGCGCCGGCCGGCGGGCAGGCTATCGGGACCGCGACTTCGGCGCAGCACGGCGGCAACATGGACTATCGCGGGCATCGCCCGGGTGTCACTGTCATCTTCCCGGTTGCTGTCCCGGGCGCGCTCTTCCATATCGGCGACGGGCATGCTGTCCAGGGTGATGGTGAGATCGCCGGCACCGGCGTCGAGATCTCGATGGATGTCCGGTTCACTGTCTCGATCATCAAGCACAGCAACATTGTCTGGCCCCGAACGATCGACGACGACTACATCATGGCCATCGGCAATGCCCGCCCACTCGACGAGGCGCTGCAGGCTGCGACGACCGAGCTTGTGCGTTGGCTGGCCGCTGACTATGGCCTCGACACCCGCTCCGCGTCGACCCTGCTCGGCCAGACCATCGAGTACGACATCGCCAATGTCTTCGACCCCGCGTACACCGTCGTCGCAAAGCTCAATAAGCGCTGGCTGCCGGCGCGATAG
- a CDS encoding response regulator transcription factor gives MSSGGQPARVAIASAYPSVRAGLRAMLAPLDTVEVVAYLIGSDLEPFEAPDLLVIDVDSDDTEYPSRLAASHPEAALVLLVDDVTTGRRMAQLAGRGLAILSRDAGPDELAAAVLATLRGLVVLDPAVAPMAVTAPAPLDLDETLTDREQQVLALVALGLPNKTIAVELGISEHTVKFHVAAILDKLDAASRTEAVAIAARRGLLVL, from the coding sequence GTGTCGAGCGGCGGCCAGCCAGCCCGTGTCGCGATCGCATCGGCCTATCCGTCGGTGCGAGCCGGGCTGCGCGCGATGCTGGCCCCGCTCGACACAGTCGAGGTCGTTGCCTATCTGATTGGCAGCGACCTCGAGCCATTCGAAGCCCCCGACCTGCTGGTGATCGACGTGGATTCGGATGACACCGAATACCCCTCCCGCCTGGCTGCCAGCCACCCCGAGGCGGCGCTCGTGCTGCTGGTCGATGACGTCACGACCGGGAGGCGGATGGCGCAGCTGGCAGGCCGTGGGCTGGCGATTCTCTCGCGTGATGCCGGGCCAGACGAGCTCGCGGCCGCCGTCCTCGCGACGCTGCGCGGACTGGTCGTCCTCGATCCGGCTGTCGCGCCGATGGCGGTTACGGCGCCTGCCCCGCTCGATCTGGATGAAACCCTCACCGACCGAGAGCAGCAAGTGCTCGCGCTGGTCGCGCTCGGGCTGCCGAACAAGACGATCGCGGTCGAGCTCGGGATCAGCGAGCACACCGTCAAGTTCCACGTCGCCGCCATCCTGGATAAGCTCGACGCGGCCAGCCGCACCGAAGCGGTTGCTATCGCGGCTCGACGCGGCCTGCTGGTGTTGTAA
- a CDS encoding S1C family serine protease: protein MTANEARNIGYADAVEAAGAWTVGVDARRRYGATGIVWSTGVVITADHVVERDEDIVVILPDGKRVAATLAGRDPANDLAVLRAGDLPASALRAPNPRVGDLCLAIGRPGGYLSAALGIISATGALWGRRRRGDRRPVIRPDLTLYPGFSGGPLISASGELIGMSTTDRGGVLALPVAEIEPIVAELLAHGRRRRAYFGMTSQPVPLPDAEAGQQTGLLVVGVEPESPAAVGGLMVGDIVVGIGDDIIRDTDDLRDALSPDLVGKTTSIRILRGGVARSLDVTIGEL, encoded by the coding sequence ATGACCGCGAATGAAGCACGCAATATCGGCTACGCTGATGCCGTCGAAGCGGCTGGCGCGTGGACCGTCGGCGTCGATGCCCGGCGGCGTTATGGCGCCACCGGGATCGTCTGGAGTACTGGGGTCGTCATCACCGCCGACCACGTCGTCGAGCGCGATGAGGATATCGTCGTCATCCTGCCCGACGGGAAGCGGGTTGCGGCGACGCTGGCCGGCCGCGATCCTGCCAACGATCTGGCTGTGTTGCGGGCGGGGGATCTGCCCGCGTCCGCCTTACGCGCACCGAATCCGCGTGTTGGCGATCTTTGTCTGGCAATCGGCCGACCGGGCGGATACCTGAGCGCAGCGCTGGGCATCATCTCGGCCACGGGCGCGCTCTGGGGGCGACGACGCCGCGGAGACAGGCGACCCGTAATTCGCCCGGACCTCACGCTTTATCCCGGCTTCTCTGGCGGGCCGTTGATCTCGGCGTCCGGCGAGCTGATCGGGATGAGCACGACGGACCGGGGAGGTGTGCTGGCGCTGCCGGTCGCCGAGATCGAGCCGATCGTCGCTGAGCTGCTCGCGCACGGACGGCGGCGACGAGCCTATTTCGGGATGACCAGCCAGCCTGTTCCGCTGCCTGACGCCGAGGCCGGCCAGCAGACGGGTCTGCTTGTTGTCGGCGTCGAGCCGGAGAGCCCGGCTGCAGTCGGTGGGCTGATGGTCGGCGACATCGTCGTCGGCATCGGCGATGACATCATCCGCGATACCGACGATCTGCGCGACGCGCTATCGCCAGACCTTGTCGGAAAGACGACCAGCATCCGCATCCTGCGTGGCGGAGTGGCCCGGAGCCTCGACGTCACTATCGGCGAGCTGTAG
- a CDS encoding DNA-3-methyladenine glycosylase I, protein METVDARQRCAWPGSDPLYILYHDEEWGVPCHDDQKLYEMLVLEGFQAGLSWITILRKREGFRRAFEGFDPEQIARYGESDITRLMADSGIIRNRLKIEAAPRNARAFLAVQEELGSFDRYLWDWVDGEPVRHPEGYTPETLPATTPLSDTVARDLKKRGFAFVGSTTIYAYLQSIGVIDDHVRGCFKFVPRG, encoded by the coding sequence ATGGAGACCGTCGATGCGCGCCAGCGCTGCGCCTGGCCCGGGAGCGACCCGCTCTACATCCTCTACCACGATGAGGAGTGGGGCGTGCCCTGCCACGACGACCAGAAGCTCTACGAAATGCTCGTGTTGGAGGGGTTTCAGGCCGGCTTGTCGTGGATCACGATCCTGCGCAAGCGCGAGGGGTTCCGGCGCGCGTTCGAGGGGTTCGACCCGGAGCAGATCGCCCGCTACGGCGAGTCCGATATCACCCGACTCATGGCCGACTCGGGGATCATCCGCAATCGCCTGAAGATCGAGGCTGCGCCGCGCAATGCCCGGGCATTCCTTGCCGTCCAGGAGGAGCTCGGTTCGTTCGACCGTTATCTCTGGGACTGGGTCGATGGCGAGCCAGTTCGCCATCCGGAGGGCTACACGCCTGAGACGCTCCCGGCGACGACCCCGTTGTCCGATACCGTCGCTCGCGACCTCAAGAAGCGCGGCTTCGCCTTCGTCGGCTCGACCACGATCTACGCCTATCTGCAGAGTATCGGAGTCATCGACGACCATGTTCGCGGCTGCTTCAAGTTCGTTCCGCGGGGGTGA
- a CDS encoding Rieske 2Fe-2S domain-containing protein produces the protein MSKQAKTLSGFLEGEQFAWLETVANPLQDSVTRVFNTSDGARQVKSLLNGTQARHRIHPMLVAAPLGAWIMAAAFDALEVFGRSHTPHFRTAADTAIGVGIVSSSAAVLTGLADFADLWGHPRRVTVAHALSNTTALACYSASLALRLAGQRSAGRMFAGAGFGALALGGALGGDLVYNLGTNVRVALYPKPQIEERDVLASDEIAEGERVVVEDGWSPVMLYRTAGQVYAVEDWCPHAGGPLSEGPIHDCIVTCPWHGSRFDVRNGAPLTGPASSPLRTFDVREDGGRILISPNYEGRDWPDPPKDPRTAPEHIAASEDD, from the coding sequence ATGAGCAAGCAGGCGAAGACTCTCAGCGGGTTTCTTGAAGGCGAGCAATTCGCATGGCTGGAGACGGTCGCGAATCCCCTCCAGGATTCGGTAACACGCGTATTCAATACCAGCGACGGGGCCAGGCAGGTGAAGAGCCTGCTCAACGGCACACAGGCCCGACATCGTATTCATCCGATGCTCGTGGCCGCGCCGCTCGGCGCCTGGATAATGGCTGCGGCCTTCGACGCGCTGGAGGTCTTCGGCAGGAGTCACACGCCGCACTTCCGGACTGCGGCAGACACGGCGATCGGCGTCGGAATCGTCTCCTCGAGCGCGGCCGTGCTGACCGGGCTAGCTGACTTCGCCGACCTCTGGGGCCATCCTCGCAGGGTCACCGTGGCGCACGCGCTCTCGAACACGACCGCGCTTGCCTGCTACAGCGCATCGCTCGCGCTGCGTCTGGCCGGCCAACGCAGCGCAGGCAGGATGTTCGCTGGCGCCGGCTTCGGCGCATTGGCGCTCGGCGGCGCGCTCGGCGGGGACCTGGTCTACAACCTCGGCACAAATGTCCGCGTCGCGCTCTACCCGAAGCCCCAGATCGAGGAACGCGACGTGCTGGCGTCGGATGAGATCGCCGAGGGAGAGCGGGTCGTCGTCGAGGACGGCTGGTCGCCAGTGATGCTCTACCGCACCGCCGGCCAGGTCTACGCCGTCGAGGACTGGTGTCCACACGCGGGCGGGCCGCTCTCGGAGGGTCCGATTCACGACTGTATCGTCACCTGTCCGTGGCATGGCTCGCGATTCGATGTCCGCAATGGCGCGCCGCTGACCGGTCCGGCCTCCAGTCCACTCCGCACCTTCGATGTCCGCGAGGATGGCGGGCGCATCCTGATCTCGCCGAACTACGAAGGGCGTGACTGGCCGGATCCGCCGAAGGATCCACGCACCGCGCCGGAGCACATCGCGGCCAGCGAGGACGACTAG
- a CDS encoding lamin tail domain-containing protein — protein sequence MSLRRAIACLLVATIGLALAPAASAAPTEHTAFERTWARTDMPIVAQQTQRTWMWGPAATTGLLSEPYVNSPGGTRIVQYFDKSRMEINNRDGDRSSPWYVTNGLLASELISGRMAVGDSAWLAREPAVVNVAGDADDPAGPTYATFATVRDASRSVQGAPIVATLARDGNVDTNPWLAQWGATDAEWVSLTGHWVASPFWAFMQSQGTVYKGGIYATEPLFENPFYATGYPITDAYWANVRVGGTASDVLVQCFERRCLTYTPANSPEWQVEAGNIGLHYYTWRYGQAGETLTLANITTGDLRIDYILADPSWEEGAKYEYALIRNHDDVTIHLKGWQVKDESGTTFTFPDGVFLLPGASLRLHVAKGLNTPTDIYWGRTGAVWNNGGDSGYLIDPTGKTVSGYFY from the coding sequence ATGTCGTTACGACGCGCCATCGCCTGTCTACTGGTCGCGACCATCGGGCTGGCGCTTGCGCCGGCCGCCTCGGCAGCGCCGACCGAGCACACTGCCTTCGAACGCACGTGGGCGCGGACAGATATGCCGATCGTGGCGCAACAGACACAGCGCACCTGGATGTGGGGGCCGGCAGCGACAACCGGACTGCTGAGTGAACCCTATGTGAATTCCCCCGGCGGCACGCGGATCGTCCAGTACTTCGACAAGTCGCGGATGGAGATCAACAACCGCGACGGCGATCGTTCATCCCCCTGGTATGTCACCAACGGCTTGCTGGCGAGTGAGTTGATCAGCGGGCGGATGGCGGTCGGCGACAGCGCATGGCTGGCGCGTGAGCCGGCCGTCGTCAACGTGGCCGGCGACGCCGATGACCCGGCCGGCCCGACATACGCGACCTTCGCCACTGTGCGTGACGCCAGCCGCTCCGTCCAGGGCGCGCCAATCGTCGCGACGCTCGCGCGCGACGGCAACGTCGATACGAACCCGTGGCTGGCGCAGTGGGGCGCGACCGACGCGGAGTGGGTTTCCCTTACCGGACACTGGGTCGCCAGCCCGTTCTGGGCGTTCATGCAGAGCCAGGGCACTGTCTACAAGGGGGGAATCTACGCAACCGAGCCGCTGTTCGAGAACCCCTTCTATGCCACCGGCTACCCGATCACCGACGCCTACTGGGCCAACGTCCGCGTTGGCGGGACCGCGTCCGACGTGCTGGTGCAATGTTTCGAGCGTCGCTGCCTCACCTATACACCGGCCAACTCTCCAGAGTGGCAGGTCGAGGCCGGCAACATCGGGCTGCATTACTACACATGGCGCTATGGCCAGGCCGGCGAGACGCTTACGCTAGCGAACATCACGACTGGAGACCTGCGGATTGATTACATCCTGGCAGATCCGAGCTGGGAAGAGGGCGCGAAGTACGAGTACGCCCTCATCCGCAATCATGATGACGTGACCATTCATCTCAAGGGATGGCAGGTCAAGGATGAATCCGGCACGACGTTCACATTTCCCGATGGCGTCTTCCTGCTGCCCGGCGCGTCGTTACGCCTGCACGTCGCCAAGGGGCTGAACACTCCGACTGATATCTACTGGGGCCGCACCGGCGCAGTCTGGAACAACGGCGGCGACTCCGGCTACCTGATCGACCCAACCGGCAAGACAGTGTCGGGGTACTTCTACTAG
- a CDS encoding MFS transporter codes for MRVSLRIYPGVGGGCEQTAYPGSEVDVQQVHRFSDLSAPAARRGFVLLGLMTLFFGLSMAIQENIVTNYFDEVLGLQGPQFGYITAIREVPGFLLIFVAAIFYRMSIPRLTSMMLVVLAVGYFLFGLSNSFWTVAPWVILSSMGYHTVLQTQYALGMSLTNERRSGSILGKMGAINSAGALIAMVLVFIVFYFDLLSFRPMFIIAGGFALLAAVAIYNFPHLHDGEERAFIGKRDPIVFRKPYKFYYYLSILDGARQQIFFSFGLWVLVHAHGLGVPEISALLIVVRTGAMFASPWIGRTIDFYGEKRMLSAVNIAYVLALGGYAVTNNIYIACLSYVAYSFITPLSSIGAATYLRKIAVTNEIAPSLAMGVTFQHMAAIIVPISAGFILNFVGYQIPFLIASGFAIFTFFMTLRLDPANQKSPARIAEDQQRALEEAQADAALSRAH; via the coding sequence ATGCGCGTATCATTGCGCATCTACCCCGGCGTTGGCGGGGGATGCGAGCAGACAGCTTACCCCGGCAGCGAGGTTGACGTGCAGCAAGTCCACCGATTTTCGGATCTTTCCGCGCCGGCAGCTCGGCGCGGATTCGTGCTCCTGGGCCTGATGACGCTCTTCTTCGGCCTGTCAATGGCCATCCAGGAGAATATCGTCACCAACTACTTCGACGAGGTCCTTGGCTTGCAGGGACCGCAGTTCGGCTACATCACCGCGATCCGCGAGGTGCCGGGCTTTCTGCTGATCTTCGTGGCCGCGATCTTCTACCGGATGTCGATCCCGCGGCTGACATCGATGATGCTGGTCGTGCTGGCCGTCGGCTACTTTCTGTTTGGTCTGTCCAACTCGTTCTGGACGGTCGCGCCGTGGGTCATTCTGTCGTCGATGGGCTACCACACGGTGCTCCAGACGCAGTACGCGCTGGGGATGAGCCTGACCAACGAACGTCGCAGCGGCAGCATCCTCGGCAAGATGGGCGCGATCAACAGCGCCGGCGCGCTGATCGCGATGGTGCTGGTCTTCATCGTCTTCTACTTCGACCTGCTGTCATTCCGGCCGATGTTCATTATCGCCGGCGGTTTCGCGCTCCTCGCCGCCGTCGCGATCTACAACTTCCCTCACCTGCACGACGGCGAGGAACGCGCGTTTATCGGGAAGCGCGATCCGATCGTCTTTCGCAAGCCATACAAGTTCTATTACTATCTCAGCATCCTCGACGGCGCTCGCCAGCAGATCTTCTTCTCGTTCGGCCTCTGGGTGCTGGTCCACGCTCACGGCCTCGGTGTTCCCGAAATCTCGGCGCTGCTGATCGTCGTTCGCACTGGGGCGATGTTTGCCAGTCCCTGGATCGGCCGGACGATCGACTTCTACGGCGAGAAGCGGATGCTGTCGGCAGTCAATATCGCCTACGTGCTGGCGCTCGGCGGGTACGCGGTAACGAACAATATCTATATCGCCTGCCTGTCATACGTCGCGTACTCGTTCATCACGCCGCTATCGTCGATCGGCGCAGCCACGTACCTGCGCAAGATCGCGGTGACAAACGAGATCGCGCCATCGCTGGCGATGGGGGTCACCTTCCAGCATATGGCGGCGATCATCGTGCCGATCTCAGCGGGCTTCATCCTGAACTTCGTTGGCTATCAGATCCCGTTCCTGATCGCCTCCGGCTTCGCGATCTTCACCTTCTTCATGACCCTGCGACTCGACCCGGCCAATCAGAAATCGCCGGCCCGGATCGCCGAAGACCAGCAGCGCGCGTTGGAGGAGGCGCAGGCCGACGCGGCGCTGAGTCGGGCACACTAG
- a CDS encoding Zn-dependent alcohol dehydrogenase — MRTIRAGVLYEPNQPIRVEEVQLDDPQAGEVMVKIAAGGVCRSDLHAINGEWRMPLPMVLGHEAAGVVEAVGPGVTRVKPGDRVILNFSPNCGVCRYCVSGKPHLCETTRKYPLGVLPGGGTRLSKDGQPIYHFARTASMAEYTVVHESGAVPIPADVSMEMAALVGCSVTTGIGAVINTAGVEPGSTVAVIGCGGVGLNIIQGARLANASQIIAVDISEPKLEMARRFGATDDVDASEADPVQRIREMTGGGVDYAFEALGTGATVTTAFDCLRPGGTAVIAGMAPDGVTAAIDARMLAGTEKTLKGSYYGSARVSIDMPRLLTLAKAGKIDLEGLVTRRYPLEQINEAYAALDRGEPGRGLIIFD, encoded by the coding sequence ATGCGGACGATCAGGGCCGGCGTGCTCTACGAGCCGAATCAGCCGATTCGCGTCGAGGAGGTTCAGCTCGACGACCCCCAGGCCGGCGAGGTGATGGTGAAGATCGCCGCGGGCGGCGTCTGTCGGAGCGACCTGCACGCGATCAACGGCGAGTGGCGGATGCCGCTGCCGATGGTTCTCGGCCACGAGGCGGCCGGCGTCGTCGAAGCAGTCGGCCCAGGCGTGACGCGGGTGAAGCCGGGTGACCGGGTCATCCTGAACTTTTCGCCAAACTGCGGCGTCTGCCGCTATTGTGTCTCTGGCAAGCCGCACCTGTGCGAGACGACCCGGAAGTACCCGCTCGGCGTCCTGCCAGGTGGTGGCACGCGCCTCAGCAAGGACGGCCAACCCATCTACCACTTCGCCCGCACAGCGTCGATGGCGGAATATACCGTCGTCCACGAGAGCGGCGCTGTGCCGATCCCCGCCGACGTGTCGATGGAGATGGCCGCGCTGGTTGGCTGTTCGGTGACGACCGGCATCGGCGCGGTGATCAACACGGCCGGCGTCGAGCCCGGCAGCACCGTCGCCGTCATTGGCTGTGGCGGCGTCGGCCTCAACATCATCCAGGGCGCGCGTCTGGCGAATGCCTCGCAGATCATTGCGGTTGATATCAGCGAGCCGAAGCTGGAGATGGCGCGCCGCTTCGGCGCGACCGATGACGTCGATGCCAGCGAGGCCGACCCTGTCCAGCGTATTCGCGAGATGACCGGCGGCGGAGTCGACTATGCTTTCGAGGCGCTCGGAACCGGCGCGACCGTCACCACGGCGTTCGATTGCCTGCGACCTGGCGGCACGGCCGTGATCGCCGGCATGGCGCCGGATGGCGTGACGGCGGCGATCGACGCTCGCATGCTGGCCGGGACGGAGAAGACGCTCAAGGGCAGCTACTATGGATCAGCGCGCGTCTCGATCGACATGCCGCGCCTGCTGACGCTGGCCAAGGCCGGCAAGATCGATCTCGAAGGGCTGGTGACGCGTCGCTATCCACTGGAGCAGATCAACGAGGCCTACGCCGCGCTCGATCGTGGCGAACCCGGCCGTGGCCTGATTATCTTCGACTGA
- a CDS encoding DUF6220 domain-containing protein, with protein sequence MISPAHPISRWSRIGFVVSAWLYAVGVIIQVFLAGLSVFNDATRWPDHVQFGQMVGGFTVLMVAFAVVGRLPWLIVGLAFAEFMLYGMQYPFALSSIGAMAALHAVNALIMFWLAITLAQRTQSLAFSRATV encoded by the coding sequence GTGATCTCCCCAGCGCACCCGATCTCCCGTTGGTCACGGATAGGTTTCGTTGTTAGCGCCTGGCTGTACGCAGTTGGCGTCATTATCCAGGTCTTCCTGGCCGGCCTCAGCGTCTTCAACGACGCAACGCGCTGGCCAGATCATGTCCAGTTCGGACAGATGGTCGGCGGCTTCACCGTGCTGATGGTCGCGTTCGCCGTCGTTGGCCGATTGCCCTGGCTGATCGTCGGGCTGGCGTTCGCCGAGTTCATGCTCTACGGCATGCAGTATCCGTTTGCACTGTCCAGTATCGGCGCGATGGCTGCGCTTCATGCGGTCAATGCGCTGATCATGTTCTGGCTGGCCATCACGCTGGCGCAGCGCACGCAATCGCTTGCCTTCAGCCGCGCCACCGTCTGA